The DNA window TTCTGGTTGCAATAGTACCAAAACCAGCTCAGGTGCGCCTGCACCGGGATGCCGAAGCGGTCCCTGCCCTGTTTCGTAAGGTACTTACCGATGGCCAGCTCTTGCGGCTGGATTATGGTGTCCTCTCACTTCATGCTATCCTTACTGCCAACTTCGTGGCCCTGCCGATAGCACTAAGGGACGCAGCCGGCCTTGATGCACGTCATCAGTGGTATCTGTATCTGCCGGTGCTGGCCGCAGCAGCGGCAATCATGGTACCTTTCATTATCCTGGCGGAGAAGCGCCGCAAATTAAAACCGGTATTCCTCGGTGCCATCCTGTCTCTGGCCGCTGCCAATCTGGCGCTGATGGAGTGGCATTACAGCCTGGCCGGCACAACGGCTGCATTGATTGTATTCTTTGCCGCTTTTACCCTGATGGAGGCCAGTCTCCCTTCCCTGATCTCCAAGGTGGTCCCTCCTGATGCAAAGGGAACAGCCATGGGGGTCTACTCGAGTTCACAATTCCTGGGCATTTTCATTGGAGGTACAATCGGCGGCTGGGTATACGGACGTCATGGTCTGGAGGGAGTATTCGTTTTCACGGCCCTGCTATCTGTTACCTGGTTTCTCTTTGCTGTCACCATGAAGAAACCGAGCTTCCTGACCGGATATATACTGAACATCGGCAGGATCAGAGAAACAGATGCAAACGACATCGCCGGCAGACTCATGCAGATCAGGGGTGTCGCCGAGGCCATAGTAATTGCAGGGGAAGGCACTGCATACCTCAAGGTAGACAGTAAGACCCTGGACGAAGGAGCACTTGCCTCCTTTTCCATCACCTCATCAGCGGATTAAACCGAATATGTTAGGTAACCTTTTTAAAGCGTTATCCTCGCTCCGCTATACGAAGAAACGCCTGCTGTGTTGTAACCAATAGCCTCTGTATAATTTTCATCCAAAAGGTTTTCTATTCTGAAAAATATCTCTATTGTTCTGCTGAGTTTATAACTTCCTGACAGGTCAACTTTTGAATAGGCTGACATGACCTTCTGCCGGTCAGGTTTGCCATCGAAATCAGTATCTGCCCATTCCACTCTTCTTCCTGAGTGATTAAAGTTGATAGTCATCCTTAGATTGCCGGATGGGTTCACAAGTAAAACAACACCATACTTATTTAACGGCCTCCTCTGGAGATAGAAATGGGTCTCACTGTCTTCTGTGTCATTGTAAGTATAAGTTCCCTCGATTCTAAGCATCTGACCGGACTGCCATACAATGCTTGCCTCAACACCATCAGATAATGCCTTTCTCCTGTTCTGAGGCTGATATTTACCGGCTGTATTCGGAAGCCACTGAATAATGTCCTCATAACTATTCTTAAAATAACTCACTGATACAGACGAACTGCCGGAGACAACCTGCTCTGTTCCAATCTCCCATCCTTTACTCTTCTCAGGTTTCAGATTGGGGTTGCCTATAGAAAACAAATCTTCAGGCCGGAACAGGTCATTCAGATTAGGGCCTTTGAAACCTGTCCCATATTGGGCAAACCATTTTACCCCATTGGCCGGTGTATGAGTTATCCCTGCCCTGTATGTAAAGGCGCTATCATATATTGTGCTGTCATCCCATCTTAATCCGGCTAAGAGCTGTACAGGTGACTTCAGACCCCTCTGGTCCTGAATATAGACGGCACTGTTATCAACCTTTTTATTGTAACTGCCGGGGATATCACCAAGTTGATGCATCCTCTCATAACCAATCGTCAATTCAGCGCCATCGTCACTGTGTATGTTATGCTGCCAGTTCGCAGTATCTACCCTTGAGTTGAACTGCCCCCTGTTCCATGGTGTATCATCATCAGTATAAACAAACTCATCATCCGAGCTTGTTAATGTCAGGCGCTGGTCCCAGTTGCTGTTAAGAGAAGAACTGTAGTTTATACCAAGCAGATTCCATTGCCTCTGCTGTTTGTAATTCGGATCATCAATACCGAATCCGTCC is part of the Nitrospirota bacterium genome and encodes:
- a CDS encoding MFS transporter — encoded protein: MTTSEIRSTMSLSIIFAMRMMGLFMIYPVFSIYAERLTGVTPLTIGLALGGYGLSQAIFQIPFGLLSDWLGRKPVITTGLLIFALGSAVAAMSDSIYGVIIGRILQGAGAVGSTILAMIADLTREEHRTKAMAILGMTIGGSFALALVLGPILNGYIGVHGIFWLTAGLALTGELVLVAIVPKPAQVRLHRDAEAVPALFRKVLTDGQLLRLDYGVLSLHAILTANFVALPIALRDAAGLDARHQWYLYLPVLAAAAAIMVPFIILAEKRRKLKPVFLGAILSLAAANLALMEWHYSLAGTTAALIVFFAAFTLMEASLPSLISKVVPPDAKGTAMGVYSSSQFLGIFIGGTIGGWVYGRHGLEGVFVFTALLSVTWFLFAVTMKKPSFLTGYILNIGRIRETDANDIAGRLMQIRGVAEAIVIAGEGTAYLKVDSKTLDEGALASFSITSSAD
- a CDS encoding TonB-dependent receptor; the protein is MSYGDFRMKKSVIALMCGLSMLCMNKAGAESISPDDVLITAARGGVLRSQIPTTVTVITENDLREKNAATVSDVLREVPGLAVTQQGGPGKTSSVFIRGAESRHTLVLIDGIRVNSPTMGGFDFADMNVNDIERIEIIRAPLSTLYGSDAMGGVIQIFTKKAHTTSGTVTVETGSFDTKREDVSTSLKADRYDLHVSASHLETEGFSTSSTGNEKDGYRNTTISSKMGISAGATGRIDISARLTESNTDLDGFGIDDPNYKQQRQWNLLGINYSSSLNSNWDQRLTLTSSDDEFVYTDDDTPWNRGQFNSRVDTANWQHNIHSDDGAELTIGYERMHQLGDIPGSYNKKVDNSAVYIQDQRGLKSPVQLLAGLRWDDSTIYDSAFTYRAGITHTPANGVKWFAQYGTGFKGPNLNDLFRPEDLFSIGNPNLKPEKSKGWEIGTEQVVSGSSSVSVSYFKNSYEDIIQWLPNTAGKYQPQNRRKALSDGVEASIVWQSGQMLRIEGTYTYNDTEDSETHFYLQRRPLNKYGVVLLVNPSGNLRMTINFNHSGRRVEWADTDFDGKPDRQKVMSAYSKVDLSGSYKLSRTIEIFFRIENLLDENYTEAIGYNTAGVSSYSGARITL